The Patulibacter sp. SYSU D01012 genome window below encodes:
- a CDS encoding haloacid dehalogenase-like hydrolase, with the protein MTGSARPVAPAGAWLLLWDIDGTLLLKASGSHAAAVWDALRAVHGVEGDEMPKGQPLAGMTDGQIARDILTAAGIADEAIDAHADAVARLTCERYAPGDLQDRVSPGVDDVLAELHARPDVVQSLVTGNFELVARRKLQAAGLGDWFDPEIGGGFGSDHEEREHLPAFARRRAGAVLRADGRPWPVDRTIVIGDTPRDIACARHDGVRVVAVATGSHPADDLTGADAVAHDAAGLRRELLSIIEGAPAAPADSPEVPA; encoded by the coding sequence TTGACCGGCTCCGCCCGTCCGGTCGCGCCCGCGGGCGCGTGGCTGCTGCTGTGGGACATCGACGGGACGCTGCTGCTGAAGGCGTCCGGGTCCCACGCGGCCGCGGTGTGGGACGCGCTGCGCGCCGTGCACGGCGTCGAGGGCGACGAGATGCCGAAGGGCCAGCCGCTCGCCGGGATGACGGACGGCCAGATCGCCCGCGACATCCTGACCGCCGCGGGGATCGCCGACGAGGCGATCGACGCGCACGCCGACGCCGTGGCCCGCCTGACGTGCGAGCGCTACGCGCCGGGCGACCTGCAGGACCGCGTCAGCCCCGGGGTCGACGACGTCCTGGCCGAGCTGCACGCCCGCCCCGACGTCGTCCAGTCGCTCGTGACGGGCAACTTCGAGCTCGTGGCTCGCCGCAAGCTGCAGGCCGCCGGCCTGGGCGACTGGTTCGACCCCGAGATCGGCGGCGGCTTCGGCTCCGACCACGAGGAGCGCGAGCACCTGCCCGCGTTCGCGCGGCGCCGCGCCGGCGCCGTCCTGCGGGCCGACGGCCGCCCGTGGCCGGTCGACCGCACGATCGTCATCGGCGACACGCCGCGCGACATCGCCTGCGCCCGCCACGACGGCGTCCGCGTCGTCGCGGTCGCCACGGGCAGCCATCCCGCCGACGACCTGACCGGCGCGGACGCCGTGGCGCACGACGCCGCCGGCCTGCGCCGCGAGCTGCTGTCCATCATCGAGGGCGCCCCCGCGGCGCCCGCCGACTCCCCCGAGGTGCCCGCATGA
- a CDS encoding SDR family oxidoreductase, translated as MALLDRLPGRGTPDPAPRLDGRTTVVCGGTGEVGEGIVAALLGAGARVAVPSRRPDRLQALEARLAAAGAATERLVPVIGDLSAGDGPARRLAADVGRLAGPPDLVVASLGGWDAGPPLAEIPLEDWERTVHDGLRSHHLAMHAFVPLLRDRPGAGYVMINGAAARYPVPGSGAVSTIAAGELMAAQVLAAEEAGYGVQVEAYVLGPVATRSRDEAAPWMATAEQVGAVIADRAGHRLAGGGEVAPATVLEILTAGDLRRARELPPGGVRGATAGRAGWVLWGLQTGGINRQVRRGSPPRA; from the coding sequence ATGGCTCTCTTGGACCGCCTCCCCGGCCGCGGCACGCCCGACCCGGCGCCCCGGCTCGACGGCCGGACGACCGTCGTCTGCGGCGGCACCGGCGAGGTGGGCGAGGGGATCGTCGCGGCCCTGCTCGGCGCCGGCGCCCGCGTGGCGGTGCCGTCCCGGCGCCCCGATCGCCTGCAGGCGCTCGAGGCGCGGCTGGCCGCGGCCGGCGCCGCCACCGAGCGGCTCGTGCCCGTCATCGGCGACCTGTCGGCCGGCGACGGCCCCGCGCGCCGCCTGGCGGCCGACGTCGGCCGCCTGGCCGGGCCGCCCGACCTGGTCGTCGCGTCGCTCGGCGGGTGGGACGCGGGCCCGCCGCTCGCCGAGATCCCGCTCGAGGACTGGGAGCGCACCGTGCACGACGGGCTGCGCAGCCACCACCTGGCGATGCACGCGTTCGTCCCGCTCCTGCGCGACCGGCCCGGCGCGGGCTACGTGATGATCAACGGCGCCGCGGCCCGCTACCCCGTGCCGGGATCGGGGGCGGTCTCGACGATCGCGGCCGGCGAGCTGATGGCGGCGCAGGTGCTCGCGGCCGAGGAGGCGGGCTACGGCGTCCAGGTCGAGGCCTACGTCCTCGGTCCCGTGGCGACCCGCTCGCGCGACGAGGCGGCGCCGTGGATGGCGACCGCCGAGCAGGTCGGGGCGGTGATCGCGGACCGCGCCGGCCACCGGCTGGCCGGCGGCGGCGAGGTCGCGCCCGCCACCGTGCTCGAGATCCTCACGGCCGGCGACCTGCGCCGCGCCCGCGAGCTGCCGCCCGGCGGCGTCCGCGGCGCGACCGCCGGCCGCGCCGGCTGGGTGCTGTGGGGGCTGCAGACGGGCGGCATCAACCGGCAGGTCCGCCGGGGCAGCCCGCCGCGCGCCTGA
- a CDS encoding M20/M25/M40 family metallo-hydrolase, producing MSLPDVFRDLLTTPGPSGREAAAAEVWRRHARAFAEVEHDTMGSSVARVAGTSDAVEGSSGTSGGGVPSVAVVGHIDEIGLIVTHVDDKGFLRIAPVGGQDPQQLVGQRVRILARGGEVRGVIGKKPIHLIEPDERTRAAKIKELTIDIGASGKEDALSVVRVGDVAVIDAEPIELRHGRIASRSLDNRVGSFVAYETARLVAEAGGAPGEVMGWAVAQEETGLSGGATTAHRVRPDIAIVVDVTFASDHPGVDVNDLGEHPLGSGPVIERGTPLHPWVTDRLIEVAEAEGIPHTVSATGRATGTDVDTIHIAADGIPTALVSVPLRYMHSVVETVEVEDVLQTARLLAAFAQGLTADVDLLR from the coding sequence ATGAGCCTGCCCGACGTCTTCCGCGACCTCCTGACGACCCCGGGCCCCTCCGGCCGCGAGGCCGCCGCCGCCGAGGTGTGGCGCCGGCACGCGCGCGCGTTCGCCGAGGTGGAGCACGACACGATGGGCTCGAGCGTCGCCCGCGTCGCCGGCACCTCGGACGCCGTCGAGGGCTCCTCCGGCACGAGCGGCGGCGGCGTGCCGTCCGTCGCGGTCGTCGGGCACATCGACGAGATCGGCCTGATCGTCACGCACGTCGACGACAAGGGCTTCCTGCGCATCGCGCCCGTCGGCGGCCAGGACCCGCAGCAGCTCGTCGGCCAGCGGGTGCGGATCCTCGCCCGCGGCGGCGAGGTGCGTGGCGTCATCGGCAAGAAGCCGATCCACCTGATCGAGCCGGACGAGCGCACCCGCGCGGCGAAGATCAAGGAGCTGACGATCGACATCGGCGCGTCCGGCAAGGAGGACGCGCTGTCCGTCGTCCGCGTCGGCGACGTCGCGGTGATCGACGCCGAGCCGATCGAGCTGCGCCACGGCCGCATCGCGTCGCGCTCGCTCGACAACCGCGTCGGCTCGTTCGTCGCCTACGAGACCGCGCGCCTGGTGGCCGAGGCCGGCGGCGCGCCGGGCGAGGTCATGGGCTGGGCCGTCGCGCAGGAGGAGACCGGGCTGTCCGGCGGCGCGACCACCGCCCACCGCGTCCGGCCCGACATCGCCATCGTCGTCGACGTCACGTTCGCCAGCGACCACCCCGGCGTCGACGTCAACGACCTCGGCGAGCACCCGCTCGGGTCCGGGCCGGTCATCGAGCGCGGCACGCCGCTGCACCCGTGGGTCACCGACCGCCTGATCGAGGTCGCCGAGGCCGAGGGCATCCCGCACACGGTCAGCGCGACCGGCCGCGCGACGGGCACCGACGTCGACACGATCCACATCGCCGCGGACGGCATCCCGACGGCCCTCGTCTCCGTCCCGCTGCGCTACATGCACTCGGTCGTCGAGACCGTCGAGGTGGAGGACGTGCTGCAGACCGCGCGGCTGCTCGCCGCGTTCGCGCAGGGCCTGACCGCCGACGTCGACCTGCTGCGTTGA